The Triplophysa dalaica isolate WHDGS20190420 chromosome 20, ASM1584641v1, whole genome shotgun sequence genome segment AATCTCATCGGAGACCAGCAGCAAGAAGCTTTCAGACTTTAAAAGAGCCCAGATCAGCTTTTTCAACACTGATGGCGAGAAATACAAAAAGGATCTCACTGGACCGAGAGTGTGGGCTAAAACGGTTCATCACGgggtaaataaataactgcAGATCTCTCCAACACTGATtccacaacatttaaaaacaggagTCATTCTGTATCTTCACATCAGCTTCTGTCTTCATCCGACGCACTGCAAACAGATCAGAGCTCAGATCAGACACCGGCGGCACAACACTATGAAGACTGCTCAGTAGGCAGGTCACTTATACTGTGTTCTACATCTATACAAGATTGTGTGTTCACGGATGTTGCCTGTAACAGCCATTTCAGATGGTGGCTGCATTGTGATGTCATACCTGTGAGGCACAGTGGTCTGAGATGTTTGTTCGTTGTTTGTTGCCTCCTCGCTGATACCCATGTCACTGATAACTGAACACAAGAGATTCAGGTTTATTACTGCTGGTGAACAGTTCAATCTGAGGAGAGGAACTTCTGTTCTACAGATGACCCACCGTCATCCTGACACTccgctctctccctctcctcctgCAGCGAGTGGATGTACTCTTGACTCAGAGTGTCCTCGGTGTCTCCAATGAGGTAGATGTTTTTAAAGCGATGGTACAACATAGAGGCCTTAAACATGATTGCCTCACTGCCTCTGAACCAGCGCATCTGTAAACACCTTTAATTGAGCACTTCTTGTATCATACGCAaatcaattaatatcaatagtTTCAGGACTTTTGTAGGGATGTAACAGTTCACAGCGAGATGGTTGAAAACCAATTATAACATGCGACGATTCAAGCCGGTTGAGATGTTATTGGAATCGcagtacatgttttgaacagccgctgttttttctgcaaaaaaatattttaaaaagtaactaTATCCTTCCTAACTATATCTTATATCCTTAAAGTGACATTTCATGCGGTGTGTAATGTTGTGGTGTGTGAATGcgagcagtctgccaagttgtaaagccgaaagtgaacgaaCAACAAAGTTACAGACTCTggaaaaaggagtcgactcgaTTGAGACGTCTGTCGTTCTCATTTCAGTTCCGCGTCAGATTTGCATCACTCGGATTAATACCCGCCTACATTCCATTTGGGACACTGCACGCATTAATCCAATCACAGCAGAcaagaccatctgaccaatcagatcagagtatgCAGAGGGAAAGGAGGTGATTTGACAGATGAATCaccgaacgaatcatttgagagtcagtcaagaagtgaggtatccaaaaaaactattattaaaaaacgaaatgtgtttttacaccgtgtatgtacataaacttgttgtccGACGCTCCATGAACCAAATAGCACCTTTAAAGTCATAAAATATTTAccgtttaaaaaaagtaaaagttagGAAAAGCACAGACGAAgtgtttagtttgtttatataaaaacatttgtatttaacatttttatttgatttggaatttgttttaaaactgcggtttagttttgttaattgacataaaatatattttacaaagaatTGTTCAGCCttagagaaataataaaatcagagttgttcattttcaaaatggcTCAactcattctgtaaaaaaaaatggtgaatcgttacatccctggaaagtttaatattttttattagaaagaTTTTGTGCAGAAGGTGTTGAGTGTCAAATCAAGatcttaaatgtgtgcaggTACCTTTCGGAGCGTGTCGATGAGCTCGCTGTGGTTCTGCATGTTTCGAGATGAAACTGGAACTTGACTCAGTTCCTCCAGAGCCAATAAACATCCACTGACATCCtgtgcacacagacacacaccagtTTCAGCTGTGAGAACAACagatttaataatatataatgacACATCATCAGTATTATGATGTTAAACGGGTTCATACGGGATTATCCAGCGTCATTGAGATTCTGATGTCGCCATGCAGCCGGTACAGTAAAGAATCGGTGACAGACAGAGACGgtgctgaaacacacaaacacaggtaaAGTTAgagatataaacacacacacacacacacacgtgtcctTCATGTAAAATGTGTGTCTCACCTTTACTGTTGTCCTCTCTGCTGGTAATATTCTGCGGTCTGTCaacaacaacatttcaaattattatgaagtaaaaacacatttatatcataaagaaagaaaatgataaatgaaCGTCAGATGCTTGTAATTTCAAAGAGGAAAGGAAATAGAGGatcaaatatttcatatattaattgtattatacttatgcataatatttatatactatataatatactaagtcccagtgaaattcaaaataattaattccttcttttttttttaaatactgcagTGTTTCTTTGTGAagagtttatcaatgtgggacACTTCCGTCCCTATTGCCTTTCCATCATAAAGGAGTTATGCtagacagcttgggcggagcatccgttaactcctacctgctgccagttccatttcaaaatcgGTGTGATATTTTTCTCATGCGAAATTCcgtttcactcagaaatgcgtCAGAATACAGATGTAAACATGACCGCAACTTCCCGTTCACAGGGactttcatttataaatctGATTTTCAGACATCCGCCCAATATGGGCTATAGTCCTCAAACAGCAGAAATTCATCAATCATGATAAAATTGTAActatctattttattttacttactgTATCATATCAAACAGTTCACgctctgatgatgatgatatacGTATTGTATTTCTACACTGAGTTCAAATCACTGAGATGGAGCCCATCTGATGGAACACAGGGGCCTATAAGAACTATTTGAAACATCATGACACACTGAATTCACTCActctgttctcttgtcttctgATGGCGTGTTCTGCTCCGTGTCTTCTCTGTGCTCCTCTGCTGGTGTCAGCGGCCCGTGGTTTTCATTTCGCACTCCACGGCTCCTCTCAGCTAGTTTCTGCACATCCTCATGTTGTGTGGCTTTTATTGTAGATGTTTGTGTCTTTCCTCGGGTGGATGTGACCAAACCCTGCAGAGATCTCAACACGCTTTGCCTCTTCTCCGCCGGGATCTTACTCTTCTACAccacagagacagacacagacagaaagATGTCAGAACGCCtttctgtttctgttctttCTAATGCGCTCTCGTCCTCTCTCACCTCTTCATCTTTGTGTGGCTTCTGTTCTCTGAACTCCTGCTTTTCAAAGATGCTCCGAATTTCACTCTTCACTTCTTCGGGTTTCTTCTCTGGCTCTTTTATCTTCACCTCATTATTCTCGGATTCTTCAGGAGCATGCGTGTCTTCTGCCTCATCTCGTTTACAATCTGTGAGTCCAGATAGAGACGGTTTTGAGTATTATATGCATCAGGACAGCAAATTTTACAATAAGAACAGAAATGTGgagtcacaaaataaataatatcatgtTGACCTTGGCTTTCTGATGTCATCAGATCAGTCTGAATGAGAGACTGGAGTTCACCCACTGGGCTCGAGGGACTAGACACACGAGTCTCTCTCTTCTCATAACTTTCAGTTTCCGGCCGTTTGCGTTTCAGACTGGATGCTTTCACAGATCTGTCAGCAGTGTCGGGTTTGGTGTCCTCCACATCTGATCTGGAGCGGGTGACCCTTGAGGACTGAAAGAAACGAAGCATCAGAAACTTTAACCAGGCAGAAGACTAAATACTGTCTGACTGATCAAACCAAGACAGCTGAAATATTGTTGAACTAAACAAACCTTATTTTGATTATCAGCATCTCTGCGTTTCTTCACCAATGATACTATTTTTAGCATGTCTTTCCTGCGGGCAGAAAGCGCTGTTCCCGCAACAGCTTGTCTTGCTAACATGATTCTTTTGGACGATAATGTCCTCCGTTCTGATGTGATGCACTTAAGTTCCCGCGGAGTGCTTGCAGGAGGACAGGTTTTTGCCCAAACTCTCAAGTGAGATGTTTTGTGACCTGTTGGTGTTTTTGAATCTGTgctcttgttgtttttcacagGGTTTTCACTCTTGTTTGGGGTCACTGACTTGGATTCATTCTCTGACGCTGAATCTTTAGCAGACACAGTCTGGACCTTTTCGTCACTTTTATTTTCTACTTTCTTCATCTTGGCTTTTGAATTGGGTGGATAATCCAACAGTCGTTTCGCTAGAGCCGctttctgacaaacacacaaaaccctTCAAAGTACATTCAGAGAAAACCGCAGCGCAACAACATCACGGTCTGCAACACTACTTCTGCAAGCTAGACAATCCAAATAAACAGTGACATTGATTATAAACACTGACCTTCTGACCTCTGAGGCAAACACCTGGGTCATTCTCAATCTCCCACATGCCCTCCTCGAACCCACCGCGTTTGATCGGCCGcccatatttttctttgttggGCCAGTAAGGGACGATGTCTTTGGGAAAAAGAAACGTTCTGGAAACGAGCAAGTGAACCATGAGCAGTGCAGCTGTATACAGTGGactcattttgcagacgctttgaTATTTTTAGGAATCACAAGCATGACAAGAGCCATCAGCAGTGTCAAGAGAGAGATGTTGAGATCACAGACGACCTCGGTTATTTGCATTCCCTATTTATTTTGTACTCTGTTTGTATACTAAATAATTTAAGTGTAAGAGATTATTGCAGGAATTCTGTAcatacagaacatttacattaagtcatttggcagacgcttttatccaaagtgatttacagtgcacttatcacagggacaatccccctggagcaacatggagtaaagtgtcttgctcaaggacacactggtggtggctgctgggatcaaaccagcaaccttttgatttaccagttcagtggtttaacccactagaccaccatctccatctccAGAAATGCCGTATGATGgcctttaatattttgaaagcaGCTTGTTTCACTTACGTTGTGTGTGTTCCATAAAAGAAGATTGGAATCTTCTTTTTGGGGGCTTTTCCTTCACCAACCTGAGTGGCAGACAAAACAACACATAAATTATCCGCTTTAAACGGACCTCATTTGCATATCAACTGAATGTAAAGAATAACAGGAATTGCGAGACATAAACTCACTCTGGCAGGCCAGAAAGGATAGCCCTTCATCTTAGCAAAAACTATATCTCCAAACATAAAATCCCCTGTCACCTCCatctaaacaataataaaacaaacactctgTCACGTGTcaataacacaacaaaacaataaacaaactcaTATTTCTCATAACGTTACCTTCATAGTCAAGATTTTGCTcttgtcacacacacatatatacacacacacaaaaaagtttgtattatgattttattatatgaAAGGAAGATATTATAATAGTCAGTTATTTGTACGCTAAGAGAACAGCTCTAGCAATGTTATGCTAGCACTAGCTAACGCCGACCCAGTGTAGTCATTTAAACTCACCTTCATTGTTTTCTGTATATCCACTCACTCAAGTGACCTCTTATAAacagttttcattaaaaacaaaacaataaataggCTGAATAAACAACAATTATCCGGTAATGAATAAAACGACATGGAGACTTCCAAAAGATATCGAGTCCCCTCACCAGGGAATAAATGGTTTAGTCCGGTCTCCCGCTCATAGTGAGGGAGGAATAAACCATTTCATACAGAGAAGGACGAGTTTGTAAATATTTACGATTAATGCCACAATGTTATTAATCTTTTAACAATATTATTCATTGTCAACTAAAttatctgtgttttatttttacatgcgcatgaaaataaataattgttgctCATTACAAAATTACCTCTCAATTCTTAAAGTCGGATGTTAAATAGTTAACCGACCAGGGCGGGAAGCGGCGAAGCACAGACGTTTTCAAATATTGTTTcacttaattttaatatttacaaaatcagGCATAAATATTTCACATGATTTATTAGTTGATGCGGAAGCATGAGAGGTCTTCGATGAGTGTGTTTTAATCGTTGTTTGTAGATGTTTTACGGAGGGGGTGGGGTGGGTGTGTTTGTTGTCATAGGGACGCTGAAGATGGCGGCACATTCGCACAGACGCGGACTCCTGTAAACACTCCAAAACTTTTATTCAAACTCATTCTGAAGTGGGGATTTACATTCAATTTGGATAAACTGATGATGACGTGCATTTGTGGTGAGATATTTGTAGAAATGCTTTGTGTCGATTTGTGTTTGTCGCTACAGGAAATCAAAGTCACGTGGATTTCTTTCAGGTTATTTGGAGATTTTCAGACGCTCTGCTTAATGTTTGTATAAACATCACAGTGTTTTACTCTTGAAGAAACTAGAACAATAGCATATCTAAATAGAATATCCTCGCATTATAATACGTATTTTTATCTGgattacattaaaatacaaagcACTTTAATTTGGCACCTCTACATTTTGAAGTTCTGtatgatattttttatgcatatttgatttatatttgtaccttataaattcatttatctttatttttaaataaaaactaataaagCACATCTGCAGATAATAAGATAAAGTTCAAATGATTCGATCTGTTGTTAACCGTGTGTCTGATCTTCATGTTTTTGCAGAATTTTAAACGGATGATTTATTTGTCACACTGACCTCATGCCTCAGTCATCTGCTACCCGGCAACGCCCTGGCAACCGGGTCAAACGGAAAGACAGCGGACCGCAGGAAGTCACCCTGTCACCTCGAGACTCACAGGATGAGATCAATGGGTCTGGATCAAACACAGTTCTGCGTGTGTGTAACGTGTGAACGCACAGCACACATGTGTTTGTGACCTCAGTCTGTTGTATTTCCAGACTGAGACACCAGATCGATCGGTTGCAGAAAGACAGACGggtcagtgagagagagacaggcgACAGCTTTACTATCACTGCAGAACTGAGGTGGAAACTCAACCAGCTGGAAAAAGAGAAGCTGCAGTTCACATCAAAATACAACGAGGAGGTGCGTTATCTTATTAAACCTGTGCAAAACATGCAGCATATTACATCGCATCCCACAATGCAGTGCACATGAGCTGAGGGTCTGCTTCCGTTGTGACAAAACCTAATAATGAACGTATTTGCATCAGATTAGTCTCAAACCAATTGTGAGGCCAGAGAGAAATGAATGAAGAGAGCAGTTTAAGGCCAGAACAGACCTGCTTATAGTTGTCCATTGCAAAAATAGATGCTGAATAAAACATGTTACATAGTGAGATCATGTGCTAAACGCTTATATTTCCCTAACAGTAGTGAAGCACAGCCCGTCATTCACTCTTTTTTGTCAATTGTCTGCACGGTTGTGAAAGAGAAAGTGAAGTGTGTTCTCTTATCAGGGtacatttaaaacgcatttaaaGCTACAGCACCAAGTTATTGTTTTGTGTGCAGGTGTCACAGTATGAAGCTCAGGTTGCCCGGTTACGGGCGCAGGTGGAGCGTGGAGAGGCTCAGCGACAGACGCTGGAGTATGATGTTGCCGTGGCGAGGAGGGATGTTGCGGTCGAGAGGAGAAAAACTGAAGACGAGATGAGAGACCTGAGAGAACACAATCAGAAGCTGGagggtgtgtgcgtgcgtgcatgtgtgtgtgtggagttcaTATTACTTGCTCATAAACTTCataaattcttaaataaatgtaattatttatatagcacaaaCTACACACAAGTGGACCGGAGTGCCATCAATTTCTAAAAAGAACAATCGGccataaattatgttttattaagaaGGTTCGGGAGGGGCACGTGCAAATCATTAACTCTGCTGGCTTTCCATAAACAATCACAGAAATCATCCTAACAGCCCATAAGTAGTCCAGCCACCTCACCTCCATTCTCTCGGAAGTCTCGCAACATCCCGCCTCCACACCACCAGCCCGTTTTTACCTCCGCACCGGGGGGATGATCCGGGTCCGGGCACACACCAAGCCTGGGGCCCTCTCCCCGGTCAAGGGGCAGGTGCTCCGAGTTCAGGGACAACACCCCAAACACGCAAACTTATCAGTCCCAGTTCATTAGAGGCAAggcgaactcgtgaaatgattgTTAAAAAGTCCAAGAGTTCAGCGAGTGTGCGGGCTTATGCGAGTGTTTTTTAACAATGAGTTGTGTTCAGGTGTCATCTCAGAGCTGCATCAGCGCATGTGTGATGTTCAGAGATCTCTGGAGATCACACAGAAGGCACGAGAAGATGATCATCAGGACCTCCAGACGCAGCTGCACGAGAGAGACTGTCTGCTGCTGAGCGCAAACGCTGAGAACCACCGTCTGCACGCTGACAAGAGCCGTCTGGAGACGCTCatacaggtgtgtgtttgtgtcagcaCAATGACCTTCCTGCAAATATGACCAACAGTGTTGTGACTGCATTACTGTACACACTTGATGTCAGATGTGTTCGTCAGTAGTTATAATGAATAACAGAAGAGGGAGAGTTGTGTTTCAGTAAAGATCCTGAAGTGTTAACTCAGAACTGATGTCACTGTGCTGACAGGAACAGACCGACACTCTACATCAGATGAAAGAAGAAATGGAGagaatgaagagagagagagagagtgacagagagaaactgaaaaacacatcagCAGACGTGCAGCGCAGCACTGACAGAGAACACAAACTGAGAGCCGACCTGCAGGTGACATCAGCAATGTTTTATCTTTCACTGTCAGCAATGCTAGCGTAACGTGAATGAAACGTCATTTTGATGCtaatcatgtgtgtgtgtgtgtgtgcgtgtgtgtgcgtgtgtgtgtgtgcgtgcgtgtgtgtgtgtgtgtgcgtgcgtgtgtgtgcgtgcgtgtgtgtgcgtgcgtgtgtgtgcatgcgcgtgtgtgtgcgcgtgtgtgtgcgtgtgtgtgtgcagtcaGCTCTGGAGAACGTGAAGGTTCTGGAGCAGAATGTTGAGTCAGGACGAGTCGCTCAGCTGGAGTCTAAATTCAACTCTGACATCATGCAGGTAAGGTGCGCGCATGTGTGTTTGACAGTGTAGTCATGTGACCCATTCAaaactcactgtgtgtgtgtgtgtctttgtagGTGAAGCTGAAGGATCTGGAGGAAGCTCTCGGGCTGGAGAAGAGCAGTCACGCTGACGTTGTGTCCCATCTGGAGATGTTGAAGCAAAAGTTGAGTGAGGTGGAGAGAGCGTACACTCATGAGAAAGGACaatcacaacacatcacacacaaactcacacagtaagaacaaaaaaacaaatgtcacgTGTTTCCCTCGTGTCTGTGTGTAACAGGATGAATGAATGTCATGTTTGATGTGTTGAGGATGGAGAAAGATCATATAAAAATGAAGACTGATCTAGATCTAGAGCTGGATCAAGAGAAGGCCAGGTCTGCTGATATGATTGGTCAGCTAGAGAAGGAAAGGGCGGAGTCATTGAAGCTGTCAGTCAGACTGCAGGAGCAAGAGAAAGAGTGTACAGAGAGACAACAGCAAATCAACAAGGTgaacatctgtctgtctgtcttcagTTTCAGTGTGAGTGCTTTTAGTCTGAAGGAGactgacgtgtgtgtgtgtgtgtgtgtgtgtgttacaggtgCAGAGGTCTCTGGTGTGTGTGCAGCAGTCTTATGacagtgtgttgtgtgataTTGTGGAGTTGTTGCAGGAGTATCAGCAGCAGGGGGCAGCACACACTCATCATTCAGGTcagagaacacacaaacacaaactgatgagCAACACTACACATCATATCATatcattctgtgtgtgtggttgtgtaaaaatgtaattctctgtttgtgtgcgtgtctaTTATGTAGAAGGAGATAAAGCAAACGCATCTGCTCAGTTGGACATCCTGAGAAGAACCTTACACAACTACAAAACAcaggtacaaacacacacacacacacatattacacaactacaacacacataTAACACATctacaatacacacacacattacacaggTACAcactagggatgggcatttaaagcaaaaataatatttgaagatcgatgagaactaatcgaaaattattcgaaatttgcatcctcccccacatggacgcatttacagtataacacacataaacagagagagagaccatttacgctttaaatccgtGATGACAcacttctttatttattatggaataagcaatcttacatcaagctatacattaagataacgcgatgaaacattaatatatattaaccgaatgacggcatttattaacagtccggaacgatttcatgaattaacagctcaaaaggcttcagtttctattgtcatgaaacaGTTTCtgcagtctggcagtgatcgtttttctagactaacagtaaactcgggctgtacaaactccataatattgttaaaaccctctcctccgacaaagccgatcggaagcatatccttatcgatcattttagtaaataaagccgttatttgctccgtcCGTCTGGCATCCAGATTagttggtctgaccataaactagcaactgattgctgacctgtggatggacctgctgggtgcttcgctctcagatgattgtgcatcgtagttgttgatccatgataaacCAGCTTTACATTGCTGAGTTTGCACTgaactttattctcattcattttattaaaggacaccacacagaacacatttttgacacCGTCTCAATTTATCATATCTGTTATGCCACGCGgttctacagtgtgcgtaacttaaTTAACAATTGTtgttagaaaatgttttgctttactgtctcttgattgacagcctttaggttttaggtgcgtcgttattggcagtgccaccctttggttacatgaacgcgttacGCGTGAAAACATGGCgagtttttt includes the following:
- the psip1b gene encoding PC4 and SFRS1-interacting protein isoform X1 — translated: MKSKILTMKMEVTGDFMFGDIVFAKMKGYPFWPARVGEGKAPKKKIPIFFYGTHTTTFLFPKDIVPYWPNKEKYGRPIKRGGFEEGMWEIENDPGVCLRGQKKAALAKRLLDYPPNSKAKMKKVENKSDEKVQTVSAKDSASENESKSVTPNKSENPVKNNKSTDSKTPTGHKTSHLRVWAKTCPPASTPRELKCITSERRTLSSKRIMLARQAVAGTALSARRKDMLKIVSLVKKRRDADNQNKSSRVTRSRSDVEDTKPDTADRSVKASSLKRKRPETESYEKRETRVSSPSSPVGELQSLIQTDLMTSESQDCKRDEAEDTHAPEESENNEVKIKEPEKKPEEVKSEIRSIFEKQEFREQKPHKDEEKSKIPAEKRQSVLRSLQGLVTSTRGKTQTSTIKATQHEDVQKLAERSRGVRNENHGPLTPAEEHREDTEQNTPSEDKRTEPQNITSREDNSKAPSLSVTDSLLYRLHGDIRISMTLDNPDVSGCLLALEELSQVPVSSRNMQNHSELIDTLRKMRWFRGSEAIMFKASMLYHRFKNIYLIGDTEDTLSQEYIHSLQEERERAECQDDVISDMGISEEATNNEQTSQTTVPHSASDEDRS
- the psip1b gene encoding PC4 and SFRS1-interacting protein isoform X3, translated to MKKVENKSDEKVQTVSAKDSASENESKSVTPNKSENPVKNNKSTDSKTPTGHKTSHLRVWAKTCPPASTPRELKCITSERRTLSSKRIMLARQAVAGTALSARRKDMLKIVSLVKKRRDADNQNKSSRVTRSRSDVEDTKPDTADRSVKASSLKRKRPETESYEKRETRVSSPSSPVGELQSLIQTDLMTSESQDCKRDEAEDTHAPEESENNEVKIKEPEKKPEEVKSEIRSIFEKQEFREQKPHKDEEKSKIPAEKRQSVLRSLQGLVTSTRGKTQTSTIKATQHEDVQKLAERSRGVRNENHGPLTPAEEHREDTEQNTPSEDKRTEPQNITSREDNSKAPSLSVTDSLLYRLHGDIRISMTLDNPDVSGCLLALEELSQVPVSSRNMQNHSELIDTLRKMRWFRGSEAIMFKASMLYHRFKNIYLIGDTEDTLSQEYIHSLQEERERAECQDDVISDMGISEEATNNEQTSQTTVPHSASDEDRS
- the psip1b gene encoding PC4 and SFRS1-interacting protein isoform X2, which encodes MKMEVTGDFMFGDIVFAKMKGYPFWPARVGEGKAPKKKIPIFFYGTHTTTFLFPKDIVPYWPNKEKYGRPIKRGGFEEGMWEIENDPGVCLRGQKKAALAKRLLDYPPNSKAKMKKVENKSDEKVQTVSAKDSASENESKSVTPNKSENPVKNNKSTDSKTPTGHKTSHLRVWAKTCPPASTPRELKCITSERRTLSSKRIMLARQAVAGTALSARRKDMLKIVSLVKKRRDADNQNKSSRVTRSRSDVEDTKPDTADRSVKASSLKRKRPETESYEKRETRVSSPSSPVGELQSLIQTDLMTSESQDCKRDEAEDTHAPEESENNEVKIKEPEKKPEEVKSEIRSIFEKQEFREQKPHKDEEKSKIPAEKRQSVLRSLQGLVTSTRGKTQTSTIKATQHEDVQKLAERSRGVRNENHGPLTPAEEHREDTEQNTPSEDKRTEPQNITSREDNSKAPSLSVTDSLLYRLHGDIRISMTLDNPDVSGCLLALEELSQVPVSSRNMQNHSELIDTLRKMRWFRGSEAIMFKASMLYHRFKNIYLIGDTEDTLSQEYIHSLQEERERAECQDDVISDMGISEEATNNEQTSQTTVPHSASDEDRS